TGGAGAGAGAGGTGAGAATATCTTCCTCCAGCACCTTGATTTTTCCTTGAAGATTGTCTATCTAATTTATCCTTTCACTTATAGGCATTTTACTCGGTGCTGTTCATGGAATTGTGGAGTCCTTGTTTAGGAGGTACACTGAAAATGGAATGAGTGAAGATCTGGCTTATAAGAACACTGTTGAGTCCATAACAGGAATCATATCTAAAATCATATCAACTaaggttctcttcttttttattcatcatttagatttgatttcttgttTGCTGGATTTTTTGAGCATCTGAAGTGCGCTCATGCATTGTGACATGACTGTTTTGCTCTTTTTGTCTTGGACAGGGCATGTTGGCTGTATACAATTCTTTATCTGAAGATGAAAAAAGAGAATTCGAGACGGCATATAGTGCTTCATATTATCCCTGCATGGAGATTTTGTACGAGTGCTACGAGGATGTAGCTAGTTGTAGCGAGATTCGCAGTGTTGTTTTGGCTGGGCGTCGCTTTTATGTAAGTGCACATTTACTTCGAGGAAACTACCATTTCTGACCATGAAAGATTTGAGCACTAGCAATTCTAACCATGAAAAATGTAAACTAACTTGATACTCGTCAAAGATTGGTTAGTTCGACAAAATTATCCAAAATGAGTAGTTCATTGGGTAGTTTTGTCGAACTAACCCATCCTTTGATGGGTATTGACTATTGAGTTATTCTACTTTACGTCTTTCATGGTTATAATTATCAGCGATCAAATCTTTCATGATCCGAAATGGTAGTTTATTCCTTTTACCTCGCTTTCTGCAGCAAAAGTTTAATTATGGTTGTTTTACAGGAGAAAGAGGGTCTACCTGCCTTTCCCATGGGCAAAATTGATCAGACCCGCATGTGGAAAGTTGGTCAGCGTGTCCGATCTACAAGGCCAGCAGGTGATCTAGGGCCATTATATCCATTTACTGCTGGTGTATATGTGGCATTGATGATGGCTCAGGTTTGTGTACTTGTTCTAGCTAGCTTTTTTGGGGTTGATATGCACAATACCCATATTTCACATACTGTCAAAGGATGTAGTTTTATTGGGGTCTTAAGAATCCTTCGTGTTAATTTTTTCTTGATTATCTTTGCTTGGGGAATGGGGTAGAGAATTAGACCAAAAGTTTGTGTTTTTGCTTCTTAAATTTATGATTACAAAAATTTGCAGATTGAGATCTTGAGGAAGAAAGGGCATTCCTACTCTGAAATCATCAATGAGAGTGTCATTGAGTCTGTTGATTCATTGAACCCTTTCATGCATGCTCGTGGTGTATCTTTCATGGTTGATAACTGTTCAACCACAGCAAGGTTGGGTTCAAGGAAATGGGCTCCTAGATTCGATTACATCCTAACCCAGCAGGCCTTGGTGGCAGTAGACAGTGGTGCGCCTACTAACCGGGACCTGATCAGCAACTTCTTGTCAGATCCAGTCCATGGAGCCATTGAAGTATGTGCTGAACTGAGGCCTACCGTGGATATTTCAGTCCCACCAGATGCGGATTTTGTCCGTCCTGAGTTGCGCCAGTCTGGAAACTAGAACATCAAGCAGTTGATGCTTTTTCTTGAGCTGATTCAATTTCGGAATGCTCAGAATAGCCTGTATGCTAGTAGTGAGTGGATTTTGTTTGAGTTCTAGTATGGAACATCTGTATTAATTCTCTCTAGTTTTAAAGATTTTGCGGATGAGGAATGTTGCGTATTAGGTAATATCGTACTATAAATGAGCTGATCAGTTATGTTTACAAGTATGTGGAGTGTTATTTGTGGGTATCATGGCATCAGTCCAATAAAATTTCTTAGAGCTTTATTCCATATAGATAACTGAATTGACTTACGGTGATTTTTAGTTTAGTGTAGATAAcgtgttaaattttttaatataaatataaaatggaGATTTTTTATAGGGAAACCAAATgattttctccatattttcatAATTGACAGGTAGAGGTTGAGAACAGATGTTACAACTGGTCAAAGAAACCACAATATATGCaacatgtatgtatgtatatatatatatgtacgtAGAAGTAAAAAGTTTAGGTATGTATAGGAAAAG
The genomic region above belongs to Arachis duranensis cultivar V14167 chromosome 3, aradu.V14167.gnm2.J7QH, whole genome shotgun sequence and contains:
- the LOC107478046 gene encoding ketol-acid reductoisomerase, chloroplastic; translation: MAAAAASSNTIALAAAKPLTKAPTPTVFNGLAFSVNNLTPRPLAARHVNGAALAAKMVSSAPAVSLPASLDFNTSIFKKEKISLAGHDEYIVKGGRDLFHLLPDAFKGIKQIGVIGWGSQGPAQAQNLRDSLAEAKSDIVVKIGLRKGSSSFNEARAAGFSEENGTLGDIWDTISGSDLVLLLISDAAQADSYEKIFSHMKPGSILGLSHGFLLGHLQSLGIDFPKHFSVIAVCPKGMGPSVRRLYVQGKEITWSVALGSPFTFATTLEMEYRSDIFGERGILLGAVHGIVESLFRRYTENGMSEDLAYKNTVESITGIISKIISTKGMLAVYNSLSEDEKREFETAYSASYYPCMEILYECYEDVASCSEIRSVVLAGRRFYEKEGLPAFPMGKIDQTRMWKVGQRVRSTRPAGDLGPLYPFTAGVYVALMMAQIEILRKKGHSYSEIINESVIESVDSLNPFMHARGVSFMVDNCSTTARLGSRKWAPRFDYILTQQALVAVDSGAPTNRDLISNFLSDPVHGAIEVCAELRPTVDISVPPDADFVRPELRQSGN